A portion of the Gadus macrocephalus chromosome 10, ASM3116895v1 genome contains these proteins:
- the LOC132466273 gene encoding uncharacterized protein LOC132466273 isoform X2 — protein sequence MSTPAKLRSIFDDHTVHKLLLPSGIPSTLQDLKLVIQSTFSTPDGFTLMYQDVEFGGQFFTLTSIEDVQDMGTLKVVQVEAVILNLSAVEEDDNLPESDVMSSTSLASQDTVLLSSSSDESPASYRSRPWPRQFDIPPFSFEIQLLLEAGNRAYNANGTLLNNPKVTRSVLEKLAEIMFQYTAYPTGIQVMHVVEALAEKYPCLKEPGSFNGMYGWQQRIKYKMANYRAKVRGLQIACPELEVNSSRKMTSRPKGLKRPKKAEVNYLPPLAHGETKETMEEERVVLLTEVKKTNNNKIISEKMEKTFPYRRLEVVNQMPAVPDAMERWPALFYESQVKEEFKRITTINLDRTFLTKMDLYTPKLLTVFKTKGGTSGTKIKSVLESLNQQQIDSHDAVIRCLIHFLGESTEELIKDYQDVSKDVIEQDIKDGVIKILVLGSAAEGAPPTDVIIVVDGTEVLGGCKTLTNACILLMGFVYSLNLSYPPKLKYTFEVFQKLLLELDDLKFSPRVDSLRRKLLQ from the exons ATGTCCACCCCAGCAAAGCTACGGAGCATTTTTGATGATCATACAGTGCACAAATTGCTTCTGCCATCAGGTATCCCCAGTACTCTACAGGATCTCAAGCTTGTCATCCAGAGCACATTCAGCACTCCAGATGGCTTTACTCTGATGTATCAAGATGTGGAGTTTGGGGGTCAGTTCTTCACATTGACGTCTATAGAAGATGTGCAAGACATGGGTACCCTGAAAGTTGTCCAAGTTGAAGCAGTCATTTTAAATCTCAGCGCTGTGGAAGAAGATGACAACTTACCAGAATCAGACGTCATGTCATCCACATCTTTAGCATCCCAGGACACCGTTTTGCTTTCTTCATCATCTGATGAAAGTCCTGCATCATACCGTTCCCGACCATGGCCAAGACAGTTCGATATTCCACCATTTTCCTTTGAAATTCAGCTCTTGCTGGAGGCAGGAAACCGAGCTTACAACGCCAATGGAACTCTCTTAAACAACCCAAAAGTGACAAGAAGCGTTCTCGAGAAATTAGCTGAGATAATGTTTCAATACACAGCTTACCCAACAGGAATCCAAGTGATGCACGTAGTTGAGGCCTTGGCTGAGAAGTATCCATGCCTCAAAGAGCCAGGCTCATTCAATGGCATGTATGGATGGCAACAAAGAATCAAGTATAAAATGGCCAATTATCGGGCAAAAGTAAGAGGGCTCCAAATTGCCTGTCCAGAGCTAGAGGTGAACTCTTCAAGAAAGATGACTTCCCGTCCCAAAGGCCTCAAAAGACCCAAAAAGGCTGAAGTAAATTATTTGCCGCCATTGGCACATGGAGAAACAAAAGAAACAATGGAAGAAGAGAGGGTGGTTCTACTCACAGAAGTGAAAAagaccaacaacaacaagattATCAGTGAGAAAATGGAGAAGACCTTTCCATATCGGCGGTTGGAGGTTGTCAACCAGATGCCTGCTGTCCCAGATGCCATGGAGAGATGGCCTGCCCTTTTCTACGAATCTCAG gtGAAGGAGGAGTTCAAGAGGATCACAACTATCAACCTGGACCGAACCTTTTTGACTAAGATGGATTTATACACTCCAAAACTCCTGACTGTTTTCAAGACAAAGGGTGGGACTTCAggcacaaaaataaaaagtgtgtTGGAGTCACTCAATCAG CAACAGATCGATAGCCATGATGCGGTCATCCGTTGTCTGATCCATTTCCTGGGAGAATCGACAGAGGAGCTCATTAAGGactaccag GATGTTTCCAAGGATGTCATCGAACAAGACATCAAAGACGGTGTGATCAAGATCCTTGTGCTGGGCAGTGCTGCAGAGGGTGCCCCCCCAACTGATGTCATCATTGTGGTTGATGGTACAGAGGTATTGGGTGGTTGTAAAACACTCACCAATGCTTGCATTCTGCTCATGGGCTTTGTGTACTCACTGAATCTCAGTTATCCTCCAAAATTGAAATACACATTTGAAGTGTTTCAAAAGTTGCTTTTGGAGTTGGATGATTTAAAGTTCTCCCCAAGAGTGGATTCTCTGAGAAGGAAACTGTTACAGTAA
- the LOC132466273 gene encoding uncharacterized protein LOC132466273 isoform X1 translates to MSTPAKLRSIFDDHTVHKLLLPSGIPSTLQDLKLVIQSTFSTPDGFTLMYQDVEFGGQFFTLTSIEDVQDMGTLKVVQVEAVILNLSAVEEDDNLPESDVMSSTSLASQDTVLLSSSSDESPASYRSRPWPRQFDIPPFSFEIQLLLEAGNRAYNANGTLLNNPKVTRSVLEKLAEIMFQYTAYPTGIQVMHVVEALAEKYPCLKEPGSFNGMYGWQQRIKYKMANYRAKVRGLQIACPELEVNSSRKMTSRPKGLKRPKKAEVNYLPPLAHGETKETMEEERVVLLTEVKKTNNNKIISEKMEKTFPYRRLEVVNQMPAVPDAMERWPALFYESQVKEEFKRITTINLDRTFLTKMDLYTPKLLTVFKTKGGTSGTKIKSVLESLNQQQIDSHDAVIRCLIHFLGESTEELIKDYQQDVSKDVIEQDIKDGVIKILVLGSAAEGAPPTDVIIVVDGTEVLGGCKTLTNACILLMGFVYSLNLSYPPKLKYTFEVFQKLLLELDDLKFSPRVDSLRRKLLQ, encoded by the exons ATGTCCACCCCAGCAAAGCTACGGAGCATTTTTGATGATCATACAGTGCACAAATTGCTTCTGCCATCAGGTATCCCCAGTACTCTACAGGATCTCAAGCTTGTCATCCAGAGCACATTCAGCACTCCAGATGGCTTTACTCTGATGTATCAAGATGTGGAGTTTGGGGGTCAGTTCTTCACATTGACGTCTATAGAAGATGTGCAAGACATGGGTACCCTGAAAGTTGTCCAAGTTGAAGCAGTCATTTTAAATCTCAGCGCTGTGGAAGAAGATGACAACTTACCAGAATCAGACGTCATGTCATCCACATCTTTAGCATCCCAGGACACCGTTTTGCTTTCTTCATCATCTGATGAAAGTCCTGCATCATACCGTTCCCGACCATGGCCAAGACAGTTCGATATTCCACCATTTTCCTTTGAAATTCAGCTCTTGCTGGAGGCAGGAAACCGAGCTTACAACGCCAATGGAACTCTCTTAAACAACCCAAAAGTGACAAGAAGCGTTCTCGAGAAATTAGCTGAGATAATGTTTCAATACACAGCTTACCCAACAGGAATCCAAGTGATGCACGTAGTTGAGGCCTTGGCTGAGAAGTATCCATGCCTCAAAGAGCCAGGCTCATTCAATGGCATGTATGGATGGCAACAAAGAATCAAGTATAAAATGGCCAATTATCGGGCAAAAGTAAGAGGGCTCCAAATTGCCTGTCCAGAGCTAGAGGTGAACTCTTCAAGAAAGATGACTTCCCGTCCCAAAGGCCTCAAAAGACCCAAAAAGGCTGAAGTAAATTATTTGCCGCCATTGGCACATGGAGAAACAAAAGAAACAATGGAAGAAGAGAGGGTGGTTCTACTCACAGAAGTGAAAAagaccaacaacaacaagattATCAGTGAGAAAATGGAGAAGACCTTTCCATATCGGCGGTTGGAGGTTGTCAACCAGATGCCTGCTGTCCCAGATGCCATGGAGAGATGGCCTGCCCTTTTCTACGAATCTCAG gtGAAGGAGGAGTTCAAGAGGATCACAACTATCAACCTGGACCGAACCTTTTTGACTAAGATGGATTTATACACTCCAAAACTCCTGACTGTTTTCAAGACAAAGGGTGGGACTTCAggcacaaaaataaaaagtgtgtTGGAGTCACTCAATCAG CAACAGATCGATAGCCATGATGCGGTCATCCGTTGTCTGATCCATTTCCTGGGAGAATCGACAGAGGAGCTCATTAAGGactaccag cAGGATGTTTCCAAGGATGTCATCGAACAAGACATCAAAGACGGTGTGATCAAGATCCTTGTGCTGGGCAGTGCTGCAGAGGGTGCCCCCCCAACTGATGTCATCATTGTGGTTGATGGTACAGAGGTATTGGGTGGTTGTAAAACACTCACCAATGCTTGCATTCTGCTCATGGGCTTTGTGTACTCACTGAATCTCAGTTATCCTCCAAAATTGAAATACACATTTGAAGTGTTTCAAAAGTTGCTTTTGGAGTTGGATGATTTAAAGTTCTCCCCAAGAGTGGATTCTCTGAGAAGGAAACTGTTACAGTAA